The Candidatus Hamiltonella defensa 5AT (Acyrthosiphon pisum) DNA window AAGATAGGGGAAATTTGTGACATCAGGTCTGATTGCTCTGAATCAGAGGTCATTTGTCGAGCTCAGGTTTTGGGTTTTTATAATGACAGAAGTGTTCTGAGTTTAATAGGGAATGCACGGGGTCTATCAAGGGATGTGGTGATTATACCAACAGGGGCAGCTTTATTAGTCACAATAGATGATTCCCTGTTGGGTAGTGTTGTAGATCCTTCGGGGAAAATAGTGGCTCATTTAAGCGAGCCTACAGAGATAATGCATAATCCTTCAATTCGTGCTATTGATTCTCCACCCCCTTCTTATTTACATCGACTATCTATTCGTGATCCTTTTATTACAGGGGTGAAAGCAATAGATGGGTTAATCACCTGCGGTGTAGGTCAAAGAATGGGGATTTTTGCGGCTGCAGGCTGTGGTAAAACTTCATTGATGCATATGCTGATTGAACAGGCAGATGCAGATGTTTTTGTGATAGGGCTTGTGGGTGAACGGGGACGTGAAGTCACTGAATTTACTGAAGTTTTATCCAAGTCAGGGCGCGCGCAAAAATGTATTGTGGTTTATGCCACTTCAGATTTTTCTTCATTGGATCGTTGTAACGCGGCATTACTGGCCACGACCATTGCGGAGTATTTTCGTGATCAAGGTAAAAAAGTCGTACTTTTTCTTGATTCGATTACACGTTATGCCCGTGCGCTACGTGATGTGGCGTTGGCAGCAGGAGAGGCACCCGCACGGCGAGGATATCCTGCCTCTGTTTTTGATTCACTGCCTTCGATATTGGAACGGCCAAGCAATACCAAAAATGGCAGTATTACTGCTTTTTACACTATTTTGCTCGAAAGCGATGATGAGCCTGATCCGATATCGGAAGAAATTCGTTCTATCCTGGATGGTCATATCTATTTAAGCAAAAAACTGGCCATCAAAAATCATTATCCAGCCATTGATGTATTACACAGCATCAGCCGTGTTTCAAGCCAGATTTGCGATACCAATCACCTGAGCATGGCCGGTGAATTCAGAAATATTTTAGCTAAAATTCAAGAGCTGCAAATGTTTGTTGAACTGGGTGAATACCGCCAGGGAGAAAACGCGGAAAATGACCGAGCCATCAAAAAACGGCCGGCATTATTAAAATGGTTACAACAGAGTATGAACGAACACTCATCATTTGAGCAAACCTTGCAGGCCATGAATGAGCTTACTCAATAACATCGTTGTTTTATTAAATCGTTGTGAAATGCATCAAAGAAGATGCGACATTGCTGTGTTTCAAATCAAGCAAAAAGAACAGAAGTTAGATAAAAAACTTGAAGAGATTGAATTAAAACGAAAGCATTTAAAAACCCTTCTTTATTTACAAAAGCCAGAAGGGAAAATGAACAAAACGGGTCTTTACGCTATTCAAAGACGTTTAGCGATTGTTCGGCGTCAATTAACAGAGTTGAATTTAAAGGAAGTCCCAATACAAGAAAAAAAGATGGAATACCAAAAAGAAAAAGAAAAAGTAATGCAAGAGCGCCAATATTGGCTACGTAAATCAGATAAATATCACCATTGGCAAAAAGTGCAAAAAAAATTACGCCGCATGGCTCAATTAAAACAAGAAGAAACAGAAATGGAGGAGATCATCACATGCAAGAAAAAATAGACATCGGTTTTTTGCAAAATAATTTGCAACAAGAAATGCCGGAAAATGAAATAAAAGCCCTGCCAGTACCGAAACAAGATAAAGATCTGCAATTAGATTCTTTTTTATCAGAAAAGTTAAAAACGCTCTTAAAAAAAGGACTGGAAGGTCAATGCTCTGATCAGCAAAAAGAGGTGAATCATACATCTCAGAAATCATCAGAAATCAATGACGAATTTGATGATATGAGCACCGAAGAATACGATACATCTGAAAAAGAAGATGACACTCTTCCTAAAGAAGCCAACATGGTCATTCAGGTCTACAAGCCCATGTCTAGTCATGAATTAGAACAGATTAGAAAACCTCAGGCTGAATCTAAAGCATCCGATGACATTCAAGCAGGAAGTTTGGAAAGCAATTGTCTTAGAAAAAAACATTTGATGGCAGCAAGTTATGCAGAAAAACAGACACAAATGAACCCAATAAAAGGGGAAAAAGTGGCCCCCATTTCACCTGAAACCAAGAACCAGAAGGGGCTTGAAAAATCTGACACATTGAATACAGAGCCGGTATTACATCCTTATCATCATCATAAAGATAAAGTGAAAGACGATGTTTTACCAGAAGACAAAACATCTGATTTTTTATCTTTTAAAGTAGGTGAAAAGAAGGAAATAAGAGAAAAAATGGAGTCTACCCCTACGGGTATGCACTTGCATCAAACATTTAAAGAACAGCAACCTTTGGTGGGCAAAAATACGCCTGAGTTGGCTTCTAAAAAACAGGAACTTCCATTTGTTCAGGATATCACCAATCTCAAAGAGGCTGATACTGGAAACAATTATCATTTTAAAAGCTGGAAAGGGGCAGGAGAAAAATCAGTCAATATTGTGATGCCGCCTAAAATCAATGATGAACCAAGGCAATTTTTGTTGACACCCTCCAGCCCTGCAGTAGGGCAGCATTTAAAAGATCACTGGGAAGAAGCCAACCATGGACGCTGGGTTTTGCTAGATGATCAAAACGAACAGCCAAAGGATCATCAACATCAAGCAAAACAAGAAGAACAAATGGATGAGGAAAGCACGTGAATTGCTTAAAATTACCTTTATTATCGGAGATAAAAGAGCGTCGACTTGAAACTTTCTGGCGCGCAGAAGGGGTTCCCGTGAGCATTTCGTCCCCTGATGCATTTTCAGAATTACTGTTTTTTACTGCTGATGAAAGCTGGCAAGGGGTGATGAATCTGGGAGAATGATTTTCTCATGTTGCACCTGAAATGTCAGGATTATCAAACCAAATGTATGACAACCTGCAGTTAAAACGACTGTTTTCAGCAACAGAGCGCCCTGTCGATCTGCCTCCACAATCATTATCTTATAAAAAATTACGACTACAGGCCCTACCTGATCACAGTATATTTGAAAAACCTTTATTGTGTCTGGAAACTTCTCAAGGGGCACTTTGGATCACAAAATTGCCTGAAATGGAGATCCCCCGTCCATCGTTGCCTAAAAAATTAAACCTGTCGATTTTACCCATCCCTTTAACATTTGAAATCGGCGTCAGCCAATTAAGTTTGGGTTTGTTAAAAAAAATATCAGTGGGGGATATATTATTAATTTCACAGTTAACAGATAGAGTCAGTACTGCCGGTATTGGCATTGGTTGTTATCAAAAAAATGAAGGAAAGATCATGATTGAAAAAAGAGATGAAGAATATGATAAAAATCTAGAAGAAGATGAATATGAGGATGAATATGAGGATGAGGAACAGAATGAACACGAAGATGAGGAACATCAAAAAGATCAAGAAAATGATGATGGCGATGACGCCGGAAATGAAAATAAAGTGCATGAACATCATCCAGAAGATCAAAAAAAATCTTCATCTCTTTGTGCTCAGGTTCCAGTGACACTCACCTTTATCTTGCAAAAAAATAAAGTCACAGTAGAGAAATTAGAAAAAATGTATGAAGGTGAAGTGATTCCGCTTGAACCCTCTATAGAGGAAAGAATTGAAATCAGGGCCAACAATGTACGGATTGCTCGTGGCAAATTACTTGGGATGGAAAATGGAGCATTGGGTGTCGAATTAACTCAGCTTTACCAAAGTAAAACATAGGAAAACCTAAGATGGACAATGACATTTCACTCATTTCAATTCTTGCATTTTCAACATTATTACCCTTCGTCATCGCATCAGGCACTTGCTATATCAAATTTTCGATTGTGTTTGTGATGGTCAGAAATGCCCTCGGATTGCAGCAGATCCCGTCAAATATGACCCTCAATGGTGTCGCTTTGCTGTTAGCCAGTTTTGTGATGATGCCTATTGTCAAAAACATCTATGAAGGCCATAAAAATGCACAATTCGATGTCAGAAACCTTTCCTCGGTGATCGAATTCGTTGAAAATGGTCTCGATGGCTATCGTTCTTATCTTGTCAAATATGCAGATCCAGAGTTAACCCAATTTTTTGAAAAAGCCGCCTCTGACAGAAAGGAAGAAGATTTTGCTGGTGCCGAAGAGGAAAAACCCTCTATCTTTGCTCTTTTGCCTGCATACGCGTTAAGCGAAATCAAAAGCGCATTTAAAATTGGTTTTTACATTTATTTGCCCTTTGTGGTGGTTGATTTATTGATATCCAGCATTCTACTGGCGTTGGGGATGATGATGATGAGCCCTGTCACCATTTCTGTGCCGATCAAACTGGTCTTATTTGTTGTATTAGATGGCTGGACCCTGATTTCTAAAGGAATGATTTTACAATATATGGATTTAGCTGGAGCCAGCTCTTGAACAGACAGAGTAAAATATGAATGATTTGGTATTTGCAGGTAACAAAGCACTTTATTTAATTTTAACGTTAAGCGCGATTCCTGTTGCTGTGGCAACAGCAGTAGGGCTGATCATTGGCCTGATTCAAACTGTCACACAGCTACAGGAACAAACCTTGCCGTTTGGAATCAAACTATTAAGTGTCTCTTTATGTCTTTTTTTATTAGCAGGTTGGTATGGAGACACCCTCTTGGCTTATGCACGTGAAGTGATTGGTATCGCATTGCGACGGCCATAAAAATGATGATAGACTTCACTAATCATTTTTTAAATGAATTAATCGTCGTTCTTTTTGCTTCTGCTCGATTAATGCCTGCCTTCTTTCTCTTGCCTTTTTTTAGCAACAACGTATTAACCGGTTCTTTAAGACTGCCCATTACCATGCTGGTGGCTTTTTCATTATGGCCTTATCAGGAAAAGGTATTACCTCCTTTTGAAACTTTTTTATACCTGGGCTTAGTCAGTAAAGAGCTGCTGATTGGTGTACTTTTGGCTTTCCTTATTTCCTGGCCTTTTTGGATTTTACATGCGGTAGGAGCTATTATTGATAACCAAAGGGGAGCGACCATCAGTAGTAGCATCGATCCTATCAGCGGTGTTGATACTTCAGAACTGTCTAATTTTTTTAATTTATTTGCCGCGGCGGTTTTTTTACAAGGTGGCGGCATGACTTTATTTTTAGAAAGCTATCATCAAAGCTATCAAATATGTTCCCCTCTCAGAGACTGTACTTTTGCTTTTTCTCCTATTTTTGCCATTCTCACTAAATTGATGTCAAAATCGTTAATCCTGGCCAGCCCTGTGATAGCCGTATTATTAATGACAGAAGCGATATTAGGATTATTATCCCGCTTTGCACCACAATTAAATGCGTTTTCTATTGCGCTAACCGTAAAAAGTTTAATCGCATTTTTAGTGATCATTCTGTATTTTTCTGCTTTTATTCCAGATCAAATAAATTCCCTGTCTTTCTATTCAGAGTTGCTCCCTATTTGGTTTAAATAAAATTTAAAAAATTTACTTTAAAATTACATTTCATGACATTTAAATAAATAATTTAATATAGAATTCAATTCGTATTAAAAAGATGAAAAAAATAAAAAAGTGAATCATATATTCATTTTTATTTTAATGATAAAAAATAACATTAAGTTATTTAAATGAAATGAATTAATCTATTATGTCATCTAATAAAACAGAAAAACCGACCCAAAAAAAATTAAAAGATTCTGCAAAAAAAGGGCAATCTTTTAAAACTAAAGATTTTATTATTGCCTGTTTAATGTTAGCGGGCGTGCAATATTTAATTTCTTTTGCTTCTTTTAGTGAATTAATGTTTCTTTATAAAGAAATTATTTCTTTTAATTTTGAATACGATATTCATCGTTATACGATTTCTGTTTTATCGATTGGATTTAAAATTTTTTTACCTATTTTATTGCTCTGTATATTTTGCTCCGCCTTACCGAGTTTATTACAAACTGGATTTTTACTAGCGACTAAAGCCATCAAACTGAATTTAGGCGCACTAAATCCGACTAAAGGATTTAAAAAAATATTCAGCTTACGCACAGCCAAAGATGCCGTTAAATCTGTTTTATATTTGGGTACTTTTTTTGTTGCAGTCCTAGTGGTTTGGAATACAAAAAGAGGTGTTTTATTTCAACAATTACATGGCAGCAGCCCTTATGAAATCACGATGGTTTGGGGCCAGCTTTTACAAAGCATATTATGGACCTGCCTGGGATGCATCGTGATTATTTTAATTTTAGATGCCTTGGCAGAATACTTCTTGCACATCAAAGATCTGAAAATGGATAAACAGGAAGTGAAACGTGAAATGAAAGAACAAGACGGAAACCCAGAAATAAAAGGAAGGCGTCGTGAATTACATATGGAAATACTTTCGGAACAAATTAAATCGGATATTAAAAATTCACAATGTATTATTGCCAACCCAACACATATTGCAGTAGGCATTTATGTGAATCCAGATACTGTCATGATGCCTTTTATTTCAGTTTTAGAAACGAATCAAAAAGCATTGGCAGTCAGGGCTTATGCAAAAAAAGTCGGGGTCCCTGTTATTCAAAATATTTCATTAGCCAGAGCAATATATAAAAACAATAATCGCTATTCTTTTGTTCGTATGGATGAATTAGATGAACTCTTAAAATTATTGTTCTGGTTATATGATGTAGAAAGCGAAGGGTATTATAAATTACTTTAAATGCACTTTATAAATTACTTTAAAGAAACTAATAAAAATATTTTTATAAAAAATGATCTATCAATAATGCAATTTTTTGAAGCATTTTAAAAACTGGGGGAAATATGAGTGTAATACGAGATATTAATCAAAAAAAAATATTAGAAATAGATGATGAAACAGCAGAAATGCTGTCTGATGCGATTATAAATTCAGCGTCTTTAAAAGATATTCATAATATTCCTGAAGAAATGATGGAGGGATTATATGCTTACGCTTACGATTTTTATCAAAAAGGAAAACTGGATGAAGCAGAAACATTCTTTCGGTTTTTGTGCATGTATGACCTTTATAATTCTGATTATTTCGTCGGGCTCGCGGCCGTCTATCAATTAAAAAAACAATTCAAAAAAGCCATCGATTTATACGCTATCGCGTTTGCATTAAATAAAACCTCTGATTACAAAATTGTCTTTTTGAGTGGCCAGTGTCAATTATTCATGGGCAAACCCAGACAAGCCAAACTCTGTTTTGAATTAGTGTATGAAAAAATAGAAGATCAATTCATACGAAAAAAAGCAAAAGCGTATTTAGACACCATGCAAAAAATAAAATCTAAAAAAACAGCCACACAGGAGGCATAACATGCTGAACAATGTCGCAGGTTCATACAATCCTTTCATTCCGTCACCTGATTACCTGATTATGCCGATCCTAACCAATTTGAAGAGGAATTTGACGCTCAGGAAGATGATCATGAGGCTGAAAGTGCTGTTGATGATAGAAAAGGTTTTATAGGACGACGCGGCTCACAAAAAGCCGCGAAAAAGCGTGCGGAACATCCTATGAAGGAAGCCGCACAACATAAAGCGAATGAGTTAGAGCTTTTTGATCCTAAAACGTTTTTAGCTCAAGCAAATCAGGCATTATTAGAATTACAGCTCGTCGAATCTGCTGAAAAAACCGATCTTGAAAAAAATCCTGAGTTCACAGATATCCCGATTATGAGAGCGCCTGTTAGCGGAGCGGAATCTTCCTATGGGGGATTGTACGAGCTGCTTGGAGAGGTCGCTAATATTTTGGGGGATGCGGATATTGTTAAGTTAAAAGAGAATTTAAAGTTATTGAAAGAAAACAGCAAAGCCGTAGAAAACAACTCAAAAGAAATTCAAGGTTTAGTCACTAGCAGAGAAGAACTCAAGGAAGAACTGCAAAAATTATCAAAAATCACAGATAAAGAAGAGAAGGAGAAAAAATTACAACAAATCAGTCTAAAAATTAAAGACCTAAATGAAAAAACAAATACTTTACTTAAAAATTATGATCTGACTCACGATCAAATGAAACGCATGCAAGACAATGTTTTATCTTTAACGCAATTAATGGCTGAAGTAATAAATCTGATGAGTGAGAGCGCTAGCATTGACATACAAAATACTAAAAAAGTGATGGAAGCTGAATTCCAAAACAATATTACACAAATGAAGGAGCAAATAAAAAAAAATAAAGAGGCAATGGAGAAAGCAAAAACCATGAAAGAAAAAATGGGGTGTATTGCTAAGGTGATTGGACATGTAGTCACTGCGATTACTGTTCTCAGCAGTATCGCTGCCGTTTTTACAGGGGGAGCCAGTTTAGTCATAGCGGCACTTGCTCTAGGTTTATTAGCTGCAGACAAAAGCCTGGAACTTTCTGGAAAAAAATCATTAACCGCCAGGGCCATGGAGCCCCTCATGAAAGCCATAGCTGATGGTATTGCATCTAGACTTGAAAAAGATGGTCTTGATAAAAACACGGCTAATTTAATAGCCGCCATCTTGACTGCAATTATTTTGGTTGTAGCGCTTGTGTTAGTTTCAGCAGGCTTGGCTTTGAAATCGGTTTCTCAATTAATTTCTAAAATCGTCCCTAAATTTATTTCAAAATTTATTGGAAAAATGTCCTCAAAAACAACCCAGTTAATGCTTAAGTACGGTAATTATGTCATGCAGGCTCTGCGTGCAATTTTACATCCAACCGGTCATGCAATAAACGGCACGGGAGAGATTATCTCGAACGAGTATAAGGGAAAGTCCGTGGATGCTCAGGCTGAGATCAAAAGGTTACAATTTGAGAGAAAGCGTATTAATGAGCTAAGACAAAGTATTGAATCGCCTATGGAAAGCATTTCTGACGCAGTAGTTCATTTAAAAGAAGATCTCAGTCAAGCGATCTTGAGAGCACTTTCGAGTATGCAAGTTTTTGTAAGAGCCATAAAAGGCTAAATATTACTTATAATAAAAAGGAAAATACATATGAACGTTACACCAAATGACGGTAATAAAACCAATCCCAGCAGTACCCCCCCAGAAGAGTTAAATCCTCAAGAACAGCAACCATGCGCTTCTGGTGTTGAAGACTGTTCTGACACGCTTGCGGAAGATGCTATAAAGAAAAATACAAGGGCTGTTGTTTTAAAAAAAGCAAAAAAATCAACACAAGCTCATGAGTTAGGAAAAGAGGGAGCAGAAGCTGAGTTTAACAAAAATATAGAAACAGGTATCAAAAATATTAATCACTCCTATTCAAAAGCAATTGAAAAACTGGAAAATTTAGTTACAAAATTGCAGAACCATCAACATGTATCTATGGAAGAAGTTGAAGCAATCATATCTGAACATGAATCAACATTAGAGTCTGAGTCTGATTCAGACTCAGATATAAGCGATGA harbors:
- a CDS encoding EscR/YscR/HrcR family type III secretion system export apparatus protein, giving the protein MDNDISLISILAFSTLLPFVIASGTCYIKFSIVFVMVRNALGLQQIPSNMTLNGVALLLASFVMMPIVKNIYEGHKNAQFDVRNLSSVIEFVENGLDGYRSYLVKYADPELTQFFEKAASDRKEEDFAGAEEEKPSIFALLPAYALSEIKSAFKIGFYIYLPFVVVDLLISSILLALGMMMMSPVTISVPIKLVLFVVLDGWTLISKGMILQYMDLAGASS
- a CDS encoding type III secretion system needle length determinant, SpaN/EivJ family — translated: MQEKIDIGFLQNNLQQEMPENEIKALPVPKQDKDLQLDSFLSEKLKTLLKKGLEGQCSDQQKEVNHTSQKSSEINDEFDDMSTEEYDTSEKEDDTLPKEANMVIQVYKPMSSHELEQIRKPQAESKASDDIQAGSLESNCLRKKHLMAASYAEKQTQMNPIKGEKVAPISPETKNQKGLEKSDTLNTEPVLHPYHHHKDKVKDDVLPEDKTSDFLSFKVGEKKEIREKMESTPTGMHLHQTFKEQQPLVGKNTPELASKKQELPFVQDITNLKEADTGNNYHFKSWKGAGEKSVNIVMPPKINDEPRQFLLTPSSPAVGQHLKDHWEEANHGRWVLLDDQNEQPKDHQHQAKQEEQMDEEST
- a CDS encoding EscS/YscS/HrcS family type III secretion system export apparatus protein, encoding MNDLVFAGNKALYLILTLSAIPVAVATAVGLIIGLIQTVTQLQEQTLPFGIKLLSVSLCLFLLAGWYGDTLLAYAREVIGIALRRP
- the sicA gene encoding type III secretion system translocator chaperone SicA, with the translated sequence MSVIRDINQKKILEIDDETAEMLSDAIINSASLKDIHNIPEEMMEGLYAYAYDFYQKGKLDEAETFFRFLCMYDLYNSDYFVGLAAVYQLKKQFKKAIDLYAIAFALNKTSDYKIVFLSGQCQLFMGKPRQAKLCFELVYEKIEDQFIRKKAKAYLDTMQKIKSKKTATQEA
- the sctT gene encoding type III secretion system export apparatus subunit SctT; the encoded protein is MMIDFTNHFLNELIVVLFASARLMPAFFLLPFFSNNVLTGSLRLPITMLVAFSLWPYQEKVLPPFETFLYLGLVSKELLIGVLLAFLISWPFWILHAVGAIIDNQRGATISSSIDPISGVDTSELSNFFNLFAAAVFLQGGGMTLFLESYHQSYQICSPLRDCTFAFSPIFAILTKLMSKSLILASPVIAVLLMTEAILGLLSRFAPQLNAFSIALTVKSLIAFLVIILYFSAFIPDQINSLSFYSELLPIWFK
- the sctN gene encoding type III secretion system ATPase SctN; this encodes MHKLRLLRYKAHPLRLSGPIIEARLFGVKIGEICDIRSDCSESEVICRAQVLGFYNDRSVLSLIGNARGLSRDVVIIPTGAALLVTIDDSLLGSVVDPSGKIVAHLSEPTEIMHNPSIRAIDSPPPSYLHRLSIRDPFITGVKAIDGLITCGVGQRMGIFAAAGCGKTSLMHMLIEQADADVFVIGLVGERGREVTEFTEVLSKSGRAQKCIVVYATSDFSSLDRCNAALLATTIAEYFRDQGKKVVLFLDSITRYARALRDVALAAGEAPARRGYPASVFDSLPSILERPSNTKNGSITAFYTILLESDDEPDPISEEIRSILDGHIYLSKKLAIKNHYPAIDVLHSISRVSSQICDTNHLSMAGEFRNILAKIQELQMFVELGEYRQGENAENDRAIKKRPALLKWLQQSMNEHSSFEQTLQAMNELTQ
- a CDS encoding type III needle complex assembly protein; this encodes MSLLNNIVVLLNRCEMHQRRCDIAVFQIKQKEQKLDKKLEEIELKRKHLKTLLYLQKPEGKMNKTGLYAIQRRLAIVRRQLTELNLKEVPIQEKKMEYQKEKEKVMQERQYWLRKSDKYHHWQKVQKKLRRMAQLKQEETEMEEIITCKKK
- the sctE gene encoding type III secretion system translocon subunit SctE is translated as MKEAAQHKANELELFDPKTFLAQANQALLELQLVESAEKTDLEKNPEFTDIPIMRAPVSGAESSYGGLYELLGEVANILGDADIVKLKENLKLLKENSKAVENNSKEIQGLVTSREELKEELQKLSKITDKEEKEKKLQQISLKIKDLNEKTNTLLKNYDLTHDQMKRMQDNVLSLTQLMAEVINLMSESASIDIQNTKKVMEAEFQNNITQMKEQIKKNKEAMEKAKTMKEKMGCIAKVIGHVVTAITVLSSIAAVFTGGASLVIAALALGLLAADKSLELSGKKSLTARAMEPLMKAIADGIASRLEKDGLDKNTANLIAAILTAIILVVALVLVSAGLALKSVSQLISKIVPKFISKFIGKMSSKTTQLMLKYGNYVMQALRAILHPTGHAINGTGEIISNEYKGKSVDAQAEIKRLQFERKRINELRQSIESPMESISDAVVHLKEDLSQAILRALSSMQVFVRAIKG
- a CDS encoding EscU/YscU/HrcU family type III secretion system export apparatus switch protein, whose protein sequence is MSSNKTEKPTQKKLKDSAKKGQSFKTKDFIIACLMLAGVQYLISFASFSELMFLYKEIISFNFEYDIHRYTISVLSIGFKIFLPILLLCIFCSALPSLLQTGFLLATKAIKLNLGALNPTKGFKKIFSLRTAKDAVKSVLYLGTFFVAVLVVWNTKRGVLFQQLHGSSPYEITMVWGQLLQSILWTCLGCIVIILILDALAEYFLHIKDLKMDKQEVKREMKEQDGNPEIKGRRRELHMEILSEQIKSDIKNSQCIIANPTHIAVGIYVNPDTVMMPFISVLETNQKALAVRAYAKKVGVPVIQNISLARAIYKNNNRYSFVRMDELDELLKLLFWLYDVESEGYYKLL
- a CDS encoding FliM/FliN family flagellar motor switch protein → MSGLSNQMYDNLQLKRLFSATERPVDLPPQSLSYKKLRLQALPDHSIFEKPLLCLETSQGALWITKLPEMEIPRPSLPKKLNLSILPIPLTFEIGVSQLSLGLLKKISVGDILLISQLTDRVSTAGIGIGCYQKNEGKIMIEKRDEEYDKNLEEDEYEDEYEDEEQNEHEDEEHQKDQENDDGDDAGNENKVHEHHPEDQKKSSSLCAQVPVTLTFILQKNKVTVEKLEKMYEGEVIPLEPSIEERIEIRANNVRIARGKLLGMENGALGVELTQLYQSKT